A single window of Achromobacter xylosoxidans DNA harbors:
- a CDS encoding GNAT family N-acetyltransferase, with amino-acid sequence MRISAETPDEIAAIFALTQEAFRDHPHSQHTEGYIIDALRAAGALTLSLVAHEAGMAVGHAAFSPVAIGDGAAGWYGLGPVAVLPAMQGRGIGAALIEAGLAELEARGAAGCVVLGEPAYYTRFGFARMPALTYPGVPPEYFMARVFTRQAAGEVAYHAAFAATGPVAAG; translated from the coding sequence ATGCGGATTTCCGCTGAAACCCCCGACGAGATCGCGGCCATCTTCGCCTTGACCCAGGAGGCCTTTCGCGACCACCCGCACAGCCAGCATACCGAGGGCTACATCATCGACGCCCTGCGCGCGGCCGGCGCGTTGACGCTGTCGCTGGTGGCGCATGAAGCGGGCATGGCGGTGGGGCACGCGGCCTTTTCGCCGGTCGCCATCGGCGACGGCGCGGCCGGCTGGTACGGGTTGGGGCCGGTGGCGGTGCTGCCGGCCATGCAGGGCCGTGGCATCGGCGCGGCGTTGATCGAGGCGGGCCTGGCCGAGCTCGAAGCGCGCGGCGCGGCCGGCTGCGTGGTGCTGGGCGAGCCGGCGTACTACACGCGCTTCGGCTTTGCGCGGATGCCGGCGCTGACCTATCCCGGCGTGCCGCCGGAGTACTTCATGGCGCGGGTTTTCACGCGCCAGGCGGCCGGCGAAGTGGCGTATCACGCGGCGTTCGCGGCCACCGGGCCGGTCGCCGCGGGCTGA
- a CDS encoding amidohydrolase: MQHRKILFRLAPLALAAHLAFSGPAAAQSAPGTQGPLAPAPAPELATQIDQRAKAIEDKLIAWRRDIHQHPELGNQETRTSKLVADHLRALGMEVKTGVAGTGVVALLKGGKPGPVVALRADMDALPVKEQVDVPFASKAKGTYLGKEVDVMHACGHDAHTAILMATAEVLAGMKDQLPGSVKFIFQPAEESPADFEPDGKKIWGAKMMVQEGVLENPKVDAIFGLHVSSSYPVGKLSWRSGPAMAAADQFWIDVTGKQTHGARPWSGIDPIVVSSQIILGLQTIPSRQINSMLEPAVITVGAIHGGNRMNIVPDSVAMTGTIRTYDEGMKKDIHQRIERTATQIAQSAGAKADVRVVELYNATVNNPGLTEEMGATLRRVAGEGNYGLQPKSTASEDFSFYQEKVPGMFFYLGVTPKDVNPETAAPNHSPRFYVDESGLINGVRALSNLTVDYMAKAKKGS, encoded by the coding sequence ATGCAACACCGCAAGATCCTGTTCCGGCTGGCCCCGCTGGCGCTGGCCGCGCACCTGGCGTTCAGCGGCCCGGCCGCCGCGCAAAGCGCGCCCGGCACGCAGGGGCCGCTGGCGCCCGCGCCCGCCCCCGAACTGGCCACGCAGATCGACCAGCGCGCCAAGGCCATCGAAGACAAGCTCATCGCCTGGCGCCGCGACATCCACCAGCACCCCGAACTGGGCAACCAGGAAACGCGCACGTCCAAGCTGGTGGCCGACCATCTGCGCGCGCTCGGCATGGAAGTGAAGACCGGCGTGGCCGGCACCGGCGTGGTGGCGCTGCTCAAGGGCGGCAAGCCCGGCCCGGTGGTGGCGCTGCGCGCCGACATGGACGCGCTGCCGGTGAAGGAACAGGTGGACGTGCCGTTCGCCTCCAAGGCCAAGGGCACCTACCTGGGCAAGGAAGTGGACGTGATGCACGCCTGCGGCCATGACGCCCACACCGCCATCCTGATGGCCACCGCCGAAGTGCTTGCCGGCATGAAGGACCAATTGCCCGGCAGCGTCAAGTTCATCTTCCAGCCGGCCGAGGAAAGCCCGGCCGACTTCGAGCCGGACGGCAAGAAGATCTGGGGCGCCAAGATGATGGTGCAGGAAGGCGTGCTGGAAAATCCCAAGGTCGACGCGATCTTCGGCCTGCACGTGTCCAGCAGCTATCCGGTGGGCAAGCTGTCGTGGCGCAGCGGCCCGGCGATGGCCGCGGCCGACCAGTTCTGGATCGACGTGACCGGCAAGCAGACGCATGGCGCGCGGCCGTGGTCGGGCATCGACCCGATCGTGGTCAGTTCGCAGATCATCCTGGGCCTGCAGACCATTCCCAGCCGCCAGATCAACAGCATGCTGGAGCCGGCCGTCATCACCGTGGGCGCGATCCACGGCGGCAACCGCATGAACATCGTGCCGGACAGCGTCGCCATGACGGGCACCATCCGCACGTATGACGAAGGCATGAAGAAGGACATCCACCAGCGCATCGAACGCACCGCCACGCAGATCGCGCAAAGCGCCGGGGCCAAGGCCGACGTGCGCGTGGTGGAGCTGTACAACGCCACCGTCAACAACCCCGGCCTGACCGAGGAAATGGGCGCGACGCTGCGGCGCGTGGCGGGCGAAGGCAACTACGGCCTGCAGCCCAAGTCGACGGCGTCGGAGGACTTCTCGTTCTACCAGGAGAAGGTGCCGGGCATGTTCTTCTATCTGGGCGTCACGCCCAAGGACGTCAATCCCGAGACCGCCGCGCCCAACCATTCGCCGCGCTTCTACGTGGACGAGTCGGGGCTGATCAACGGCGTGCGGGCGCTGTCGAACCTGACGGTGGACTACATGGCCAAGGCCAAGAAAGGCAGCTGA
- a CDS encoding Bug family tripartite tricarboxylate transporter substrate binding protein yields MPISRRRFLLASTLALPLARPRRARAANWPDRPIRLVVTFPPGGASDIAARVIAPALGDLLGQSIVIDNRPGAGSTIGATQVAQAAADGYTLLMSNSAPLSISPALMPRHQYDPLASFRHVAYIGAVPTAFVVHPSVPVETFAQLTEWIKAQPAPVQYGSGGLASVGQIVGELYARQTGARLEHIPYKGSGAMRNDLLGGQIRMAVDALPQNLPFLRNGQLRLLAVTTQQRVPQAPGIPAVGELGYPGLVAENFVGLSGPAGLPDGVSERLHMALAQVLQTPEIRAKLEGQGFVLAHKSSSEFTDFVRRQAEDWEPVVRATGASL; encoded by the coding sequence ATGCCGATCTCCCGCCGCCGATTCCTGCTTGCCAGCACGCTGGCCCTGCCCCTGGCGCGGCCGCGCCGGGCGCGCGCCGCCAACTGGCCCGACCGGCCCATCCGCCTGGTGGTGACCTTTCCGCCGGGCGGCGCCAGCGATATCGCCGCGCGCGTCATCGCGCCCGCGCTGGGCGACCTGCTGGGCCAGTCCATCGTCATCGACAACCGACCTGGCGCCGGCTCCACCATCGGCGCGACGCAAGTGGCGCAGGCTGCCGCCGATGGCTACACCCTGCTGATGTCGAACTCGGCGCCGCTGTCGATCTCGCCCGCGCTCATGCCGCGGCACCAATACGATCCGCTGGCCAGCTTCCGCCACGTGGCCTATATCGGCGCGGTGCCAACGGCCTTCGTGGTGCATCCCTCGGTGCCGGTCGAGACCTTCGCGCAGTTGACCGAGTGGATCAAGGCGCAGCCCGCGCCGGTGCAGTACGGCAGCGGCGGCCTGGCCTCGGTAGGGCAGATCGTCGGTGAACTGTATGCGCGCCAGACCGGCGCGCGGCTCGAGCACATTCCCTACAAAGGCTCGGGCGCGATGCGCAACGACCTGCTGGGCGGACAGATCCGCATGGCGGTCGACGCCCTGCCGCAGAACCTGCCGTTCCTGCGCAACGGCCAACTGCGGCTGCTGGCGGTGACCACGCAGCAGCGCGTGCCGCAGGCGCCCGGGATTCCCGCGGTGGGAGAACTGGGCTATCCGGGCCTGGTGGCCGAGAATTTCGTCGGCCTGTCCGGTCCGGCGGGCCTGCCCGACGGCGTCAGCGAACGCCTGCACATGGCGCTGGCGCAAGTGCTGCAAACGCCGGAGATCCGCGCCAAGCTGGAGGGCCAGGGTTTCGTGCTGGCGCATAAATCGTCCAGCGAATTCACCGACTTCGTGCGGCGCCAGGCCGAGGACTGGGAGCCGGTGGTAAGGGCCACCGGAGCCAGCCTGTGA
- a CDS encoding carboxylesterase/lipase family protein, whose amino-acid sequence MTDTVQARLRAGMLTGLRDGGVCRFSAIPYAEPPVGALRFAPPEPARWQGPRDATRPGSVAPQLPSRLRGAMGDFEAPQAEDCLHLTVWTPAADERRRPVVVWLHGGAWQSGGGALDWYDGAALAARGDLVVVAVNYRLAALGWLHVPGQTANVGLLDQECAIDWVLDNIQDLGGDPARVTLMGQSAGASSICAILARRPRFGRAILQSAALGRGFRSSAQAAALGQVFLDAAGAGDLEQARALPVERLLSAQRAPQVIAALEAEGSRRSLFGPVLDGQVLPADIAPALKSAAGRADVLVSYTRDEMAAFPDGDGPDCALASEAVFGAPSRQWAADAAAQGRQAWLARFDVAPTPRFRACHCIELPFVFDTLAAFAAAPMLRGLPPTQAATLARATQRAWIAFIRGEAPGWAPAPHQQVLA is encoded by the coding sequence ATGACTGACACCGTCCAGGCCCGGCTGCGCGCCGGCATGTTGACCGGTTTGCGCGACGGCGGCGTGTGCCGCTTCAGCGCCATTCCCTACGCCGAGCCGCCCGTCGGAGCGCTGCGCTTCGCGCCGCCCGAGCCGGCCCGCTGGCAAGGTCCGCGCGACGCCACCCGCCCGGGCAGCGTGGCGCCGCAACTGCCGTCGCGCCTGCGCGGCGCCATGGGTGACTTCGAGGCGCCGCAGGCCGAAGACTGCCTGCACCTGACGGTGTGGACGCCCGCCGCCGATGAGCGCCGCCGGCCGGTGGTGGTGTGGCTGCATGGCGGCGCCTGGCAAAGCGGTGGCGGCGCGCTCGACTGGTATGACGGCGCCGCCCTGGCGGCGCGCGGCGACCTGGTGGTGGTGGCGGTGAACTACCGGCTGGCCGCGCTGGGCTGGCTGCACGTGCCCGGCCAGACCGCCAACGTGGGACTGCTGGACCAGGAATGCGCCATCGACTGGGTGCTCGACAACATCCAGGACCTGGGCGGCGACCCCGCCCGCGTCACGCTGATGGGCCAGTCGGCCGGCGCGTCGTCGATCTGCGCCATACTGGCGCGGCGCCCGCGCTTTGGCCGCGCCATCCTGCAAAGCGCGGCGCTTGGCCGCGGCTTTCGCAGCAGCGCGCAGGCCGCGGCATTGGGGCAGGTGTTTCTGGACGCCGCCGGCGCCGGCGATCTTGAACAGGCCCGCGCCCTGCCGGTCGAGCGCCTGCTGAGCGCGCAGCGGGCGCCCCAGGTGATTGCCGCCCTCGAGGCCGAAGGCAGCCGCCGCAGCCTGTTCGGGCCGGTGCTGGACGGCCAGGTGCTGCCCGCCGACATCGCGCCCGCCTTGAAATCGGCGGCCGGCCGCGCGGACGTGCTGGTCAGCTACACCCGCGACGAAATGGCGGCCTTCCCGGACGGCGACGGCCCCGACTGCGCGCTGGCCAGCGAAGCCGTGTTCGGCGCGCCCTCGCGGCAATGGGCCGCGGATGCCGCCGCGCAGGGCCGCCAGGCCTGGCTGGCGCGCTTCGACGTGGCGCCCACGCCTCGCTTCCGGGCCTGCCATTGCATCGAGCTGCCGTTCGTCTTCGACACGCTCGCGGCCTTTGCCGCCGCGCCCATGCTGCGCGGCCTGCCGCCCACGCAGGCCGCCACGCTGGCCCGGGCGACGCAACGCGCCTGGATCGCATTCATCCGCGGCGAGGCGCCCGGCTGGGCGCCCGCGCCGCATCAGCAAGTCCTGGCCTGA
- a CDS encoding BMP family protein: MSARRLLVLFGQPGRGGFNEAAVEGAARAARAGHALALEWIAANDPAVRAERLAALCATAPDLVIVHGGQGDAPVARVAPRFPRIQFAITQGSHHGSNVASYEILQEHSAFLAGVLAGARGGAAHLSGERVRPGLKGRAAYADGVRRVRGQDPLTGFCGNQHEPALAETWTDALAAAGAGVVFAMMDGGREGITRACRRHRLWQIGNVLDWVARDPAVYLASALADSGLCVERAAADHAAGALRVGGVTRFGLETGAALRLVLGAQVSAEERRLLDEWSARLARGEIEVAHDYTGPEFTPPGGLA, translated from the coding sequence GTGAGCGCGCGCCGACTGCTGGTGCTGTTCGGCCAGCCGGGTCGCGGCGGCTTCAACGAGGCCGCTGTCGAGGGCGCCGCCCGCGCCGCGCGCGCGGGCCATGCGCTTGCGCTGGAGTGGATCGCCGCCAACGATCCCGCCGTGCGCGCCGAGCGCCTGGCGGCGCTGTGCGCCACGGCGCCTGACCTGGTCATCGTGCACGGCGGCCAGGGCGACGCGCCGGTGGCGCGGGTGGCGCCGCGCTTTCCGCGCATCCAGTTCGCCATCACCCAGGGCAGCCATCACGGCAGCAACGTCGCGTCGTACGAAATCCTGCAAGAGCACAGCGCTTTCCTGGCCGGCGTGCTGGCCGGCGCGCGCGGCGGCGCCGCGCACCTGTCGGGAGAGCGCGTGCGGCCCGGCCTGAAGGGCCGCGCCGCTTATGCCGATGGCGTGCGGCGCGTGCGCGGGCAGGATCCGCTGACGGGTTTCTGCGGCAATCAGCACGAACCCGCCCTGGCCGAGACCTGGACCGATGCGCTGGCCGCCGCGGGCGCCGGCGTGGTGTTCGCGATGATGGATGGAGGCCGCGAGGGCATCACGCGCGCCTGCCGCCGCCACCGCCTGTGGCAGATCGGCAATGTGCTCGACTGGGTGGCGCGCGATCCGGCCGTATACCTGGCGTCGGCACTGGCGGATTCGGGGTTGTGCGTGGAACGCGCCGCCGCCGATCACGCCGCCGGCGCGCTGCGGGTGGGCGGCGTCACGCGTTTCGGCCTGGAGACCGGCGCGGCGCTGCGGCTGGTGCTGGGCGCGCAGGTATCGGCGGAGGAACGGCGCCTGCTGGACGAGTGGTCGGCGCGGCTGGCGCGCGGCGAGATCGAGGTCGCGCACGATTACACCGGGCCCGAGTTCACGCCGCCGGGCGGATTGGCCTGA
- a CDS encoding TetR/AcrR family transcriptional regulator, which translates to MASASAKSAARTPTSAEPAPRTKPAPVRLDELMAAAEDLFVRQGVEATTIDQIVARAGVAKGTFYHYFSSKADVLAALRAKFSQGFLDRIDAAMAACAPDDGVARLRAWTRAGVHAYFDGYALHDVVFHDVNHPHRGAAERAAVLAQAEAMLRAGQQSGCWRLTQPGLTAILLYHGMHGAVDDAIARGAADADALAASLIPPFLRLVGAPTAA; encoded by the coding sequence ATGGCCTCCGCTTCCGCCAAGTCCGCCGCCAGGACGCCCACGTCCGCCGAGCCCGCGCCGCGCACCAAACCCGCGCCGGTGCGCCTGGACGAATTGATGGCGGCCGCCGAAGACCTGTTCGTGCGCCAGGGCGTCGAAGCCACCACCATCGACCAGATCGTGGCGCGGGCCGGCGTGGCCAAGGGCACCTTCTATCACTACTTTTCGTCCAAGGCGGATGTGCTGGCGGCGCTGCGCGCCAAGTTCTCGCAGGGGTTCCTGGACCGCATCGACGCGGCCATGGCGGCCTGTGCGCCGGACGACGGCGTGGCGCGGCTGCGGGCCTGGACGCGCGCCGGCGTGCACGCCTATTTCGACGGCTATGCCTTGCACGACGTCGTGTTCCACGACGTCAACCACCCGCATCGCGGCGCCGCCGAGCGCGCGGCGGTGCTGGCGCAGGCCGAGGCCATGTTGCGCGCCGGCCAGCAATCCGGCTGCTGGCGGCTGACGCAGCCGGGTTTGACCGCGATCCTGCTGTACCACGGCATGCATGGCGCGGTCGATGACGCCATCGCGCGCGGCGCGGCCGACGCCGACGCGCTGGCCGCCAGTCTGATCCCCCCGTTCCTGCGGCTGGTGGGCGCGCCTACTGCAGCTTGA
- a CDS encoding MFS transporter, with the protein MLASRRRALAIAVNLGSFITILDISIVNVALPTMQAALRIDMAGLQWVVDAYALFLSAFMLSAGPLGDRYGRKRSWLAGVVLFTIGSAFCGLADNLPLLLAGRAVQGVAGALLIPGAMSLLTQAFPDPAERARAIGLWASCNAISLIVGPMLGGLLVAHFSWQSIFLINLPVGALAIALGAWGIQESAHPEHAAFDPVGQALSVVWLGALTYGLITAGEHGWQAPATIAALAVAAIGLVAFLWVEHTVARPILPLGLFRDAGFASTNFASFVMGFGAYSSLFFFSLYLQHVRGLSPLEAGWQLAPQFVATGIVSTVFGRLNPRFGLPRLMIAGYGMVGAAMLGMMSFDAHTPYALSGSLMVLLGLGMGLAVPATSMAVMATVPRERSGMASATMNALRQTGMTIGIALLGALMSGRAVDHLAAALTRLGQADARAVARVAVTQHVLPAQPDGVAALFADALADGFHAAMAGAGVASLLAALLLLWVTRGARPVLRAA; encoded by the coding sequence ATGCTTGCCTCCCGCCGCCGCGCCCTGGCGATCGCCGTCAACCTGGGCAGTTTCATCACCATCCTGGACATCAGCATCGTCAACGTCGCCCTGCCCACCATGCAGGCGGCGCTGCGCATCGACATGGCCGGCCTGCAATGGGTGGTGGACGCCTACGCGCTGTTCCTGTCGGCGTTCATGCTGTCGGCCGGGCCCCTGGGCGACCGCTATGGCCGCAAGCGTTCGTGGCTGGCGGGCGTCGTGCTGTTCACGATCGGCTCGGCGTTCTGCGGGCTGGCCGACAACCTGCCGCTGCTGCTGGCGGGCCGCGCGGTGCAGGGCGTGGCCGGCGCACTGCTGATACCGGGCGCGATGTCGCTGCTGACCCAGGCCTTTCCCGACCCCGCCGAGCGCGCCCGCGCCATCGGCCTGTGGGCGTCGTGCAATGCCATCTCGCTGATCGTCGGCCCGATGCTGGGCGGCCTGCTGGTGGCGCACTTCAGCTGGCAGAGCATCTTCCTGATCAACCTGCCGGTGGGGGCGCTGGCGATCGCGCTGGGCGCCTGGGGCATCCAGGAAAGCGCGCATCCCGAACATGCCGCCTTCGATCCGGTCGGGCAGGCCCTGAGCGTGGTCTGGCTGGGCGCGCTGACCTATGGCCTGATCACCGCCGGCGAGCACGGCTGGCAGGCGCCGGCCACTATCGCCGCGCTGGCCGTGGCCGCGATCGGGCTGGTCGCCTTCCTGTGGGTCGAGCACACCGTGGCGCGCCCCATCCTGCCGCTGGGCCTGTTCCGCGACGCCGGCTTCGCCAGCACCAACTTCGCCTCGTTCGTGATGGGATTCGGCGCCTACAGCAGCCTGTTCTTCTTCTCGCTCTACCTGCAGCACGTGCGCGGCCTGTCGCCGCTGGAGGCAGGCTGGCAGCTGGCGCCGCAATTCGTGGCCACCGGGATCGTGTCGACGGTGTTCGGCCGCCTGAATCCTCGCTTCGGCCTGCCGCGGCTGATGATCGCCGGCTACGGCATGGTCGGCGCGGCCATGCTGGGCATGATGAGTTTCGACGCGCACACGCCCTACGCGCTTTCCGGATCGTTGATGGTGCTGCTGGGCCTGGGCATGGGATTGGCGGTCCCGGCCACCAGCATGGCGGTGATGGCGACGGTGCCGCGCGAGCGCTCGGGCATGGCTTCGGCCACCATGAACGCGCTGCGCCAGACTGGCATGACCATCGGCATCGCGCTGCTGGGCGCGCTGATGAGCGGCCGCGCGGTCGACCACCTGGCCGCGGCGCTGACGCGGCTGGGCCAGGCGGATGCGCGGGCGGTGGCGCGCGTGGCGGTCACCCAGCACGTGCTGCCGGCGCAACCCGATGGCGTGGCGGCGTTGTTCGCCGACGCATTGGCCGACGGTTTCCATGCCGCCATGGCCGGCGCCGGCGTGGCCTCGCTGCTGGCGGCGCTGCTGCTGTTGTGGGTCACGCGCGGCGCGCGGCCGGTGCTGCGGGCCGCGTAG
- a CDS encoding aspartate dehydrogenase, translating into MNSYRVGIAGFGAIGQAVAQSLDAGLPGLTLAAVAVRDPKAAPAVAWQNATPVFTTIGELAGHCDVVVECAPAAVFRELAEPVLKAGKKLVVLSSGALLRHDDLIELARRHQGQILVPSGAILGLDAITAAAEGEIHSVTMITRKPVRGLLGAPYLTDNNIDIDGITEPRLIFRGSPREAAVGFPANLNVAVSVSLAGIGPDRTTLEIWADPSLERNVHRVEVVSDSASFSMEIQNIPSANPKTGRITAQSVIAALRKLTGPLRVGT; encoded by the coding sequence ATGAACAGCTACCGCGTCGGCATCGCCGGCTTCGGCGCCATCGGCCAGGCCGTGGCGCAATCCCTGGACGCCGGCCTGCCCGGCCTGACCCTGGCCGCCGTGGCGGTGCGCGATCCCAAGGCCGCGCCCGCGGTAGCCTGGCAGAACGCCACGCCGGTTTTCACCACCATCGGCGAACTGGCCGGGCATTGCGACGTGGTGGTCGAATGCGCTCCCGCCGCCGTGTTCCGCGAACTGGCCGAGCCGGTGCTCAAGGCCGGCAAGAAGCTGGTGGTGCTGAGTTCCGGCGCGCTGCTGCGCCACGACGACCTGATCGAACTGGCGCGGCGCCACCAGGGCCAGATCCTGGTGCCGTCCGGCGCCATCCTGGGACTGGACGCCATCACCGCCGCGGCCGAGGGCGAGATCCACTCGGTCACGATGATCACGCGCAAGCCGGTGCGCGGCCTGCTGGGCGCGCCCTACCTGACCGACAACAACATCGACATCGACGGCATCACCGAACCGCGCCTGATCTTCCGCGGCTCGCCGCGCGAAGCGGCGGTGGGTTTCCCGGCCAACCTGAACGTGGCCGTGAGCGTGTCGCTGGCCGGCATCGGCCCGGACCGCACCACGCTGGAGATCTGGGCCGACCCGTCGCTGGAACGCAACGTGCACCGCGTCGAAGTGGTGTCCGATTCCGCCTCGTTCTCGATGGAAATCCAGAACATCCCGTCGGCCAATCCCAAGACCGGCCGCATCACCGCGCAGAGCGTGATCGCGGCGCTGCGCAAGCTGACCGGTCCGCTGCGGGTGGGCACCTGA
- a CDS encoding Bug family tripartite tricarboxylate transporter substrate binding protein, with the protein MLKQLAFALALLLPAAAGAAYPDKPVKIIVSNPPGGPVDVMLRVLASKLSTAWGQPVVVENKPGASGIISTGALVKSAPDGYTLGMVVASSVTIVPFAVDSLPFDPQKDLQPVALVARTPFIFIVPSDSPIRTWQDFVRESKTRSLAVGSFSIGTAFHLVWEQTARRAGIKALYIPSSSSGKTQNDLIGGQLDVGLDAPSSSKGLIDSGRLRALAITSPTRFAGLPDTPTLRESGMGDYAPQPWIGLMAPAGVPAERVARIQQSVADILKEPAMKAQMETLGMIPIGGSARELADTIAADRAEMGPLIKELGIKLQ; encoded by the coding sequence ATGCTCAAGCAACTCGCCTTCGCGCTCGCCCTGCTGCTGCCCGCGGCCGCCGGCGCGGCCTATCCGGACAAGCCGGTCAAGATCATCGTTTCCAACCCGCCAGGCGGCCCGGTGGACGTGATGCTGCGCGTGCTCGCCAGCAAGCTGTCGACCGCCTGGGGCCAGCCGGTGGTGGTGGAGAACAAGCCGGGCGCGTCGGGCATCATCAGCACCGGCGCGCTGGTGAAGTCGGCGCCCGACGGCTACACGCTGGGCATGGTGGTGGCGTCGTCGGTGACCATCGTGCCGTTCGCGGTCGACAGCCTGCCGTTCGATCCGCAGAAAGACCTGCAGCCGGTGGCGCTGGTGGCGCGCACGCCGTTCATCTTCATCGTGCCCAGCGACAGCCCGATCAGGACCTGGCAGGATTTCGTGCGCGAGAGCAAGACGCGCAGCCTGGCGGTGGGCTCGTTCTCCATCGGCACGGCCTTCCACCTGGTGTGGGAACAGACCGCGCGGCGCGCCGGCATCAAGGCCTTGTATATCCCGTCGTCCTCGTCCGGCAAGACGCAGAACGACCTGATCGGCGGACAACTCGACGTGGGGCTGGACGCGCCTTCAAGCTCCAAAGGCCTGATCGACAGCGGCCGCCTGCGCGCGCTGGCCATCACCAGCCCGACCCGCTTCGCCGGCCTGCCCGACACGCCGACCCTGCGCGAATCGGGCATGGGCGACTATGCGCCGCAGCCGTGGATCGGCCTGATGGCGCCAGCCGGCGTGCCGGCCGAGCGCGTGGCGCGGATCCAGCAATCGGTGGCGGACATCCTCAAGGAACCCGCGATGAAGGCGCAGATGGAAACGCTGGGCATGATTCCGATCGGCGGCAGCGCGCGGGAGCTGGCCGACACCATCGCCGCCGATCGCGCCGAGATGGGGCCGTTGATCAAGGAACTGGGGATCAAGCTGCAGTAG